The proteins below are encoded in one region of Telopea speciosissima isolate NSW1024214 ecotype Mountain lineage chromosome 10, Tspe_v1, whole genome shotgun sequence:
- the LOC122643676 gene encoding U-box domain-containing protein 37-like — MEIEEQWVGDEGGSSSSPNKFMESSIGEIIEEDQEIEILGTIKEESKTIGGGFGGDDNDDNVYVAVGKSNTSMDALRWALKNSLKPSSSVFLIHVFPEVHHIPTALGKFPRSQASTEQVENYMNLERSKRIELLSKFLNLCSQVRVDTILIESDHTAKAVLDLIPVLNIRKLVLGTNKSSLKKGRKKGIADVVQRDAPEYCEVSIICEGKDVSREMMMMGMPTTPTHTTMGTPSPSYSHSQLPPYPDGEEAAAEANGGGGGGGNEDAIKRTPRHSSHSNNKNHHKKKGKDDSFSLCMCFFSKST; from the exons ATGGAGATTGAGGAGCAATGGGTAGGAGATGAAGGTGGGTCGTCTTCCTCTCCCAATAAATTTATGGAAAGCAGCATAGGAGAGATAATAGAAGAAGATCAGGAGATTGAGATCCTTGGCACAATCAAAGAAGAATCTAAAACGATTGGTGGTGGTTTTGGTggtgatgataatgatgataacGTTTATGTTGCAGTAGGGAAGAGCAATACAAGCATGGATGCACTCAGATGGGCTTTGAAGAACTCCCTCAAACCTTCCTCCTCTGTTTTTCTCATCCATGTCTTCCCGGAGGTTCACCATATTCCCACAGCct TGGGGAAGTTTCCAAGGAGCCAAGCAAGCACAGAGCAGGTGGAGAACTACATGAACCTAGAGAGAAGCAAGAGGATTGAACTCCTCTCCAAGTTCTTGAATCTCTGTTCTCAG GTAAGAGTAGATACTATATTGATTGAGAGTGATCACACAGCAAAGGCAGTTCTGGATCTCATCCCAGTCCTCAACATAAGGAAGCTGGTGCTTGGCACCAATAAATCCAGCCTGAA gaaagggaggaagaaagggaTAGCTGATGTGGTACAGAGGGATGCACCGGAGTACTGCGAGGTTAGTATCATATGTGAAGGCAAAGATGTGAGTcgagagatgatgatgatgggaaTGCCTACTACCCCTACACACACCACCATGGGTACCCCTTCCCCTTCTTATTCCCATTCTCAACTCCCACCATACCCAGAtggagaagaagcagcagcagaagccaacggtggtggcggtggtggtggtaatgaGGATGCCATTAAAAGAACCCCACGCCACAGTTCACACTCAAACAATAAAAACCATcataagaagaagggaaaggatgATTCATTCTCCCTTTGTATGTGCTTCTTCTCCAAGTCCACGTAG